A genomic segment from Ignavibacteriales bacterium encodes:
- a CDS encoding cytochrome c, which yields MTKPQIWVAAFLLLFIVLFMIGRITKEDEAPMKDFSGMNNSSMGQQTTDEITGEKLVMTFGCVNCHGSNLAGSNSGPSLKGLKQYWSGRDDLINYLRNPNSFMDSDRFKSYRVRYQNGMMPSFGNKDVKDLGKIADYLLSQ from the coding sequence ATGACTAAACCTCAAATATGGGTAGCCGCTTTTTTACTTTTATTTATTGTTCTTTTTATGATTGGTCGCATAACTAAAGAAGATGAAGCGCCAATGAAAGATTTTTCCGGAATGAACAATTCTTCAATGGGTCAGCAAACAACTGATGAAATTACGGGAGAAAAACTTGTTATGACTTTTGGATGTGTGAATTGTCATGGAAGTAATCTTGCTGGATCGAATTCAGGACCTTCTTTAAAGGGATTGAAACAATATTGGAGCGGCAGAGATGATTTAATTAATTATCTACGCAACCCAAATTCGTTCATGGATTCTGACAGATTTAAATCATATAGAGTTAGATACCAAAATGGAATGATGCCATCTTTTGGCAATAAAGATGTTAAAGATTTAGGAAAGATTGCAGATTATCTGCTATCCCAGTAA
- a CDS encoding polyphosphate kinase 2 family protein → MKTSNYLAKPNSKISLKKFPTKDTSSLKSKDEGKTLLEKNIEKMVELQNKLYASDKYSVLLIFQAMDAAGKDSTIKHVMSGLNPQGTQVYSFKQPSKEEMDHGYLWRIAKSLPERGRIGIFNRSHYEEVLVVKVHDLLKYQRIPEELVDNKIWKKRYEQINNFENYLYENGTIVLKFFLHVSKEEQKNRFLDRINDQSKNWKFSASDIEERKLWNEYQMAYEEAISATSKKHAPWYIIPADKKWFMRFLVSEIIVETLTKLNLKYPELSKEQLSELQKCRENLLAEK, encoded by the coding sequence ATGAAAACATCGAATTATTTAGCTAAACCCAATTCAAAAATCTCACTAAAAAAATTTCCAACAAAGGATACCTCCAGCCTCAAATCAAAAGACGAGGGAAAAACCCTTTTAGAAAAGAATATTGAGAAGATGGTTGAACTTCAAAACAAACTTTATGCTTCGGATAAGTATTCTGTTTTGCTAATCTTTCAGGCTATGGATGCAGCGGGAAAAGATTCAACAATTAAGCATGTTATGAGCGGACTTAATCCACAGGGCACACAGGTTTATAGTTTTAAACAGCCATCAAAAGAAGAAATGGATCACGGTTATCTTTGGCGAATAGCTAAATCTTTACCAGAAAGAGGTAGAATTGGGATTTTTAATCGCTCACATTATGAAGAAGTATTAGTTGTAAAAGTGCACGATCTTTTAAAGTATCAAAGAATTCCTGAGGAATTAGTCGATAACAAAATCTGGAAAAAAAGGTATGAACAGATTAATAATTTTGAAAACTATCTCTATGAAAATGGCACGATAGTATTAAAATTTTTCTTGCACGTTTCAAAAGAAGAACAAAAGAATAGATTCCTTGATCGTATAAATGATCAATCTAAAAATTGGAAATTTTCTGCCTCCGATATTGAGGAAAGAAAACTTTGGAACGAATATCAAATGGCTTATGAAGAAGCAATTTCTGCAACTAGTAAAAAGCATGCACCTTGGTATATTATTCCAGCAGACAAAAAATGGTTTATGCGTTTTCTAGTAAGTGAAATAATTGTTGAAACATTAACAAAGCTGAACTTAAAATATCCTGAACTTTCAAAGGAGCAATTATCTGAATTACAAAAGTGTAGAGAAAATCTTTTAGCGGAAAAATAA
- a CDS encoding immune inhibitor A, whose protein sequence is MKYFLTLLLTLTFFISAYSQNYKQVKIYVNDKSDYAALQTAGLEIDHAFRGKDNSLTVYLSDEQFSKLQLTNFRYDVLIDDWLDYYSKQPTLSETEKSAVIQQSKNDFGVEGFGFGSMGGFLTLAEINARLDSMFALYPNIITQKFSIGTTVEGRPIYVVKISDNPNVNENEPQVFYNSLIHCREPQGMMTVMYYMYYLLENYGTDPEVTYLVNNREIYFQPVVNPDGYEYNRTTNPNGGGDWRKNRKNNGDGSYGIDLNRNFGYQWGYNNSGSSNIPSDLTYRGPFAFSEPETQAIRDFVNTKTFKTALNYHTYSNLLLYPWGYETIQTPDNNIFVEYSTDMVAYNGYENGQPPVILYDVNGSTDDWMYGEQTSKPKILSMTPEVGSTGFWPTQAEIFPLAIENLQPNLYMTWVAGESVSLINPNFSQQFFNPGDIVDLIIPQIRNKGLSDATNVSLSLSSDNPLITITSGNINVGNIATRTTYSNSQNLSFTIGSTMPADVNVKMLVTVSTSGTPMFVDTLSFITGTPIMVFADTTNDPLLLWNITYTPTTSPKWEASTTSYHTSPSSFTDSKTGSYTNNATVTMTQKNAIDLSSYAHPRLSFWTKYDIESNYDYGQVEISTNNGSTFTPLAGNFTQPGTGSFQPNGEPLYDGVQSSWVNEEMDLTSYNSNQVKLKFELKTDGSLTKDGWYIDDIGILVYGIVPVELSSFTAIAQDKNILLNWITSSETNNMGFDIERRSSKSNTSWQKLGFTSGKGTTTEKSTYSFVDENPIKGKSFYRLKQIDFDGSFKIYNSVEVDYGTVDEYSLAQNYPNPFNPSTEINFSLAKSSSVTLKVYNILGSEVVTLVNDFMEAGKHTVQFNAKDFTSGVYFYTIKADNFTSTRKMILMK, encoded by the coding sequence ATGAAATATTTTTTAACACTGTTGTTAACTTTAACATTTTTTATTTCTGCTTATTCGCAAAATTATAAACAGGTTAAGATTTATGTGAATGATAAATCCGATTACGCTGCTTTGCAAACTGCCGGATTAGAAATAGATCACGCCTTCAGAGGAAAAGATAATTCACTTACTGTGTATTTAAGTGATGAACAATTTTCGAAACTTCAGCTAACAAATTTTAGATACGATGTATTAATAGATGATTGGCTTGATTACTATTCTAAACAACCGACGCTATCTGAAACCGAAAAATCTGCTGTCATTCAGCAAAGTAAAAATGATTTTGGAGTAGAAGGATTTGGTTTTGGTTCTATGGGTGGATTTTTGACACTTGCAGAAATTAACGCAAGACTTGATTCTATGTTTGCGCTATATCCAAACATAATAACACAAAAATTTTCTATAGGAACAACTGTTGAAGGCAGGCCTATTTATGTTGTTAAGATTTCAGATAATCCAAACGTAAACGAAAATGAACCACAGGTTTTTTACAACTCACTTATTCATTGTAGAGAACCACAGGGCATGATGACCGTAATGTATTATATGTATTATTTGTTAGAAAATTACGGAACTGATCCTGAAGTAACTTATTTAGTTAACAACAGAGAAATATATTTTCAACCAGTGGTAAATCCTGATGGATATGAATATAACAGGACAACGAATCCAAATGGTGGCGGGGATTGGAGAAAGAATAGAAAAAATAATGGCGATGGAAGTTATGGCATTGATTTAAATAGAAATTTCGGGTATCAGTGGGGGTACAATAATTCTGGCTCAAGTAACATTCCTTCAGATTTAACTTACAGAGGGCCATTTGCTTTTTCTGAACCTGAAACTCAGGCAATAAGAGATTTTGTGAACACAAAAACTTTTAAAACAGCACTTAACTATCATACGTACAGCAATCTTTTGCTTTATCCTTGGGGATATGAAACGATTCAAACTCCAGATAATAATATTTTTGTTGAGTACTCAACTGACATGGTAGCTTACAATGGATATGAGAACGGGCAACCACCTGTTATTTTATACGATGTAAATGGTTCAACAGATGACTGGATGTATGGTGAGCAAACATCAAAACCAAAGATTCTATCGATGACACCGGAAGTTGGTTCAACAGGGTTTTGGCCTACTCAAGCAGAAATTTTTCCACTTGCTATAGAAAATTTACAACCAAACTTGTATATGACATGGGTTGCCGGTGAATCTGTCAGTCTAATAAATCCAAATTTTTCACAGCAGTTTTTTAATCCTGGCGATATTGTTGATTTAATAATTCCGCAAATAAGAAATAAAGGCTTAAGCGATGCTACAAATGTATCCTTGTCTTTAAGCTCAGATAACCCATTAATTACAATTACTTCCGGAAATATTAATGTTGGAAACATCGCAACCAGAACAACATATAGTAATTCACAGAATTTATCATTTACAATTGGTAGCACCATGCCTGCAGATGTAAATGTTAAGATGCTTGTAACTGTTTCAACATCCGGAACGCCAATGTTTGTAGATACACTAAGTTTTATAACCGGTACTCCAATAATGGTTTTCGCTGATACAACAAATGATCCGCTTTTACTATGGAACATAACTTATACTCCAACAACATCACCCAAATGGGAAGCTTCTACAACTAGCTATCACACTTCACCTTCAAGCTTTACTGATAGTAAAACAGGCAGCTATACGAACAATGCAACCGTTACAATGACACAAAAAAATGCAATTGATCTCAGTTCGTACGCTCATCCAAGATTAAGTTTTTGGACAAAGTATGATATTGAAAGCAACTATGATTACGGTCAAGTCGAGATTTCAACAAACAACGGCAGCACCTTTACACCTCTTGCCGGTAACTTTACTCAACCAGGGACTGGTTCATTTCAACCAAACGGCGAACCTTTATATGATGGAGTTCAATCAAGCTGGGTGAATGAGGAAATGGATTTGACTTCTTACAATTCAAATCAAGTTAAACTAAAGTTTGAATTAAAAACTGACGGCTCGCTTACAAAAGACGGCTGGTACATTGATGATATTGGAATTTTGGTTTATGGAATTGTACCAGTTGAACTCAGTTCATTTACTGCTATAGCGCAGGATAAAAACATCTTATTGAATTGGATTACTTCTTCCGAAACAAACAACATGGGGTTTGATATTGAAAGAAGATCTTCAAAATCAAATACCAGCTGGCAAAAATTGGGATTTACAAGTGGTAAAGGAACAACAACTGAAAAATCAACTTATTCTTTTGTAGATGAAAATCCTATAAAAGGAAAATCTTTTTACAGATTAAAACAAATAGATTTTGATGGCTCGTTTAAAATTTATAATTCTGTGGAAGTGGATTATGGAACAGTTGACGAATATTCCCTTGCTCAAAATTATCCTAATCCATTTAATCCAAGTACAGAAATTAATTTTTCTCTTGCAAAATCCAGCAGTGTAACTTTAAAAGTTTATAATATTCTTGGATCAGAAGTTGTAACGCTTGTTAATGATTTTATGGAAGCTGGCAAACATACTGTTCAATTTAATGCAAAGGATTTTACATCTGGAGTATATTTCTACACAATAAAAGCCGATAATTTTACTTCTACACGCAAGATGATTTTGATGAAATAA